In the Topomyia yanbarensis strain Yona2022 chromosome 3, ASM3024719v1, whole genome shotgun sequence genome, one interval contains:
- the LOC131688774 gene encoding trafficking protein particle complex subunit 12, whose amino-acid sequence MTQEKTEPSLSKYFANDPPSFFDHLANKEGKTTSDIPDAYVSYDYLQSSPLDTKCNIPDSVRDLWELPPIGVGAPAATTMPGVSVATDLNDPVQEAVSVLIDPIEAQHRKILSPDDVTQDERGLRELIEHGCFRSGVNLTARLLTIKQQGFGRAGYAVKHSPNSLQLWFTRIALLVKLGQFEIARVEAEPFESLNKPDMFYEFYHPDMHADKKGSMAPFSFRLLLAELPIYLGVPRLALDRLMELLAVTSQIKSYFERLPESSTQKDAERFWHSRETRILHSIVNCSLLVKDFSLADQLIRRLVDDPAATVDEKRALLSAWGRIRLQCGDIYGAEKKFSETKRFREDQANPDLRELIDRGLLAVAQNDFQSALGLFQKASALDGSNTMVYNNMGVCLLYSGKLKEAIKLFESAVQRNPKMALNESLMVNLATLYELESNNSKEKKVALLKLVNKHRADLSVGLDVCLKLQTVV is encoded by the exons ATGACTCAAGAAAAAACGGAGCCCAGCTTAAGCAAGTATTTTGCTAACGATCCTCCAAGTTTCTTCGACCATTTGGCTAATAAAGAAG GGAAAACTACGTCCGATATCCCCGACGCCTACGTATCATACGATTACCTTCAAAGTTCTCCCTTGGATACAAAATGTAACATTCCCGATAGTGTCCGTGATCTGTGGGAGCTGCCGCCGATTGGTGTAGGAGCACCTGCTGCTACAACGATGCCCGGAGTCAGTGTGGCCACCGATCTGAACGACCCGGTTCAGGAAGCTGTCAGTGTTCTTATCGATCCTATAGAAGCGCAACATCGGAAGATTCTTTCACCGGATGATGTCACCCAAGACGAGCGAGGATTGCGTGAACTGATCGAACATGGCTGTTTCCGATCGGGTGTTAACTTGACGGCACGACTGCTGACTATTAAGCAGCAAGGCTTCGGTCGGGCTGGTTATGCGGTGAAGCATTCTCCCAACTCGCTGCAACTGTGGTTTACGCGGATAGCTCTGCTTGTAAAGCTAGGCCAGTTCGAGATAGCCCGCGTAGAGGCGGAACCGTTTGAATCGTTGAATAAACCGGATATGTTCTACGAATTCTATCACCCTGATATGCATGCGGACAAGAAAGGTTCGATGGCACCGTTTTCATTTCGTTTGCTACTAGCGGAGCTGCCTATATACTTGGGAGTACCTAGACTCGCCCTGGATAGGCTTATGGAGCTTCTTGCTGTTACCAGCcaaattaaaagttattttgagaGGTTGCCGGAGAGTTCGACACAAAAAGATGCTGAACGTTTTTGGCATTCACGGGAAACACGTATTCTTCATTCTATTGTAAATTGTTCGCTTTTGGTAAAAGATTTCAGTCTTGCCGATCAGCTGATTCGTCGACTGGTAGATGATCCAGCAGCAACCGTTGACGAGAAGCGTGCGCTTCTTTCGGCCTGGGGCCGTATTCGATTGCAGTGCGGCGATATCTATGGTGCTGAGAAGAAATTTTCGGAAACTAAACGCTTCAGGGAAGATCAAGCTAACCCTGATTTGCGGGAGCTGATAGACCGTGGCCTGCTGGCAGTGGCACAAAATGATTTTCAAAGCGCTTTAGGTTTGTTTCAGAAAGCATCCGCCCTGGATGGTTCAAATACTATGGTGTATAACAATATGGGCGTTTGTTTGCTGTACTCTGGTAAACTGAAGGAAGCTATTAAACTGTTCGAAAGTGCAGTTCAACGCAATCCCAAGATGGCTCTGAATGAGTCACTTATGGTCAACCTAGCGACGCTGTACGAGTTGGAGTCGAATAATTCGAAGGAGAAAAAGGTGGCGCTGCTGAAGCTGGTTAACAAACATAGAGCTGATTTGAGTGTGGGATTGGATGTCTGTTTGAAGCTGCAGACGGTTGTCTAA